From the genome of Phreatobacter cathodiphilus, one region includes:
- a CDS encoding endo-1,4-beta-xylanase encodes MLSRRDTILSSLKAAAAFGVAATSPLGTLLAGPAAADEASPLAGLRYGAAVRDVPLAVEPEFRAAIARHCRQIVGEGGLKWYDIRPTREQFVFDAPDKHMAFATANGMTLRGHTLVWYGAMPDWTKAIASASDAERLLVGHIETVMGRYRGRIKSWDVINEAIPDDPTSRSDIRPSIWQQRLGEAHFALALRTAARVDPEAQLVINEYDIEFVGDRYRRRREALLRLIRDLKLRNVPLHGVGLQGHLRGDLAIDREGVAAFTAECRAMGLAVLVTELDVIDDKLPGPPEVRDILVAAKAYEFLDAVRAGSPIDSILTWGITDRHTWVPTYFKRTDGLPNRPLPFDAAYRVKPLARVIAHVLRDRR; translated from the coding sequence CCCTGAAGGCCGCCGCCGCGTTCGGCGTCGCCGCCACGTCCCCCTTGGGGACTCTGCTGGCCGGACCCGCCGCCGCCGATGAGGCGTCGCCGCTGGCGGGGCTGCGCTACGGCGCCGCCGTGCGCGACGTGCCGCTGGCCGTCGAGCCGGAGTTCCGGGCCGCGATCGCCCGCCATTGCCGGCAGATCGTCGGCGAGGGCGGCCTCAAATGGTACGACATCCGGCCGACGCGCGAGCAGTTCGTCTTCGACGCGCCGGACAAGCACATGGCCTTCGCCACCGCCAACGGCATGACCCTGCGCGGCCACACGCTCGTCTGGTACGGCGCCATGCCCGACTGGACCAAGGCCATTGCCTCCGCTTCGGACGCCGAGAGGCTGCTGGTCGGCCATATCGAGACGGTGATGGGCCGCTATCGCGGCCGCATCAAGAGCTGGGACGTCATCAACGAGGCGATCCCCGACGACCCGACGAGCCGGTCCGACATCCGCCCCTCGATCTGGCAGCAGCGCCTGGGCGAGGCCCATTTCGCGCTCGCCCTGCGCACCGCGGCGCGCGTCGACCCCGAAGCGCAGCTCGTCATCAACGAATACGACATCGAATTCGTCGGCGACCGCTACCGCCGCCGCCGCGAGGCCCTCCTGCGCCTCATCCGCGACCTCAAGCTGCGCAACGTGCCGCTGCACGGCGTCGGCCTGCAGGGCCACCTGCGCGGTGACCTCGCCATCGACCGCGAGGGCGTCGCCGCCTTCACAGCGGAATGCCGCGCCATGGGCCTCGCCGTGCTCGTCACCGAGCTGGACGTCATCGACGACAAGCTGCCCGGCCCCCCGGAGGTGCGCGACATCCTCGTCGCCGCGAAGGCCTACGAGTTCCTCGACGCGGTCCGCGCCGGGTCGCCCATCGATTCCATCCTCACCTGGGGCATCACCGACAGGCACACCTGGGTGCCGACCTACTTCAAGCGCACCGACGGCCTGCCCAACCGGCCACTGCCGTTCGACGCCGCCTACCGGGTGAAGCCGCTGGCGCGTGTCATCGCGCATGTCCTGCGGGACCGCCGCTGA
- a CDS encoding lipopolysaccharide biosynthesis protein, translated as MLIRQTSTYMVAHGTSSALGFLSVILFTRMLTPAEYGVYVVALSVAGIVSALLFTWVRLSVLRFESEGEATDIRLTALAAYAVSAATLPIALGITVWALAVPLDKALAALVLAAALGLFELGQEILRARLDSTSYMRATVVRAFAAIGISFALVQAGWGGFGLVAGVAGAYVIAALAFSPAVWKGPRKPFDAVTFRTMLGFGIPMAMSGGVFALHAALDRLLVAALLGDAAAGVYGAAADLVRQIILFPALSVASAVVPLAIRALAEEGPAAADIHLTRSGELLLAVVMPAVVGLAIVAPHFAALILGPEFRDIAAVLIPILVFAWLFQTISQQFVQISFHLAKKPSLMVAHGTAILVANVVGMAVLVPAFGLKGAAWSLVLAEAVGVAAGYALSRRAHPLPFAWRPVIRVVAAVLVMAAPTVVIARAGATGDLAVFATAVVTGVVTYAAAALALDVAGVRSAMMHRIGWSSGRA; from the coding sequence ATGCTCATCCGGCAGACCTCCACCTACATGGTCGCACACGGCACCTCCTCGGCGCTGGGCTTCCTGTCGGTGATCCTGTTCACCCGGATGCTGACGCCGGCCGAGTACGGCGTCTACGTCGTCGCGCTCTCGGTCGCCGGCATCGTCTCGGCCCTGCTCTTCACCTGGGTGCGCCTCTCCGTGCTGCGCTTCGAATCGGAGGGCGAGGCGACGGACATCCGCCTGACGGCGCTCGCCGCCTATGCCGTGTCGGCGGCGACACTGCCCATCGCCCTCGGCATCACGGTCTGGGCGCTCGCCGTGCCGCTCGACAAGGCCCTGGCCGCGCTGGTGCTGGCCGCGGCGCTCGGCCTGTTCGAACTCGGCCAGGAAATCCTCCGGGCGCGCCTCGACTCGACCTCCTACATGCGCGCCACCGTGGTCCGCGCCTTCGCCGCCATCGGCATCTCCTTCGCCCTCGTCCAGGCGGGCTGGGGCGGCTTCGGCCTCGTCGCCGGTGTCGCCGGTGCCTATGTCATCGCCGCGCTCGCCTTCTCCCCGGCCGTCTGGAAGGGCCCGCGAAAGCCCTTCGACGCCGTCACCTTCCGCACCATGCTGGGCTTCGGCATACCCATGGCCATGTCGGGCGGCGTCTTCGCCCTCCACGCCGCCCTCGACCGCCTCCTCGTCGCCGCACTCCTCGGGGATGCGGCGGCCGGCGTCTATGGCGCGGCGGCAGACCTCGTGCGCCAGATCATCCTCTTTCCCGCCCTGTCGGTCGCCTCCGCCGTCGTGCCGCTCGCCATCCGCGCCCTCGCCGAAGAAGGTCCGGCCGCCGCGGACATCCATCTCACCCGCAGCGGCGAGCTTCTCCTCGCCGTCGTCATGCCGGCGGTCGTCGGGCTGGCGATCGTCGCGCCGCATTTCGCCGCGCTGATCCTCGGTCCCGAATTCCGCGACATCGCGGCCGTCCTCATCCCCATCCTGGTCTTCGCCTGGCTGTTCCAGACCATCTCGCAGCAATTCGTCCAGATCAGCTTCCACCTCGCCAAGAAGCCCTCGCTGATGGTCGCCCACGGCACCGCCATCCTCGTCGCCAACGTGGTCGGCATGGCCGTCCTGGTGCCGGCCTTCGGGCTCAAGGGAGCGGCCTGGTCGCTGGTCCTGGCGGAGGCCGTGGGCGTCGCCGCCGGCTACGCCCTGTCGCGCCGCGCCCATCCGCTGCCCTTCGCCTGGCGCCCCGTGATCCGGGTCGTGGCGGCCGTGCTCGTCATGGCGGCGCCGACCGTCGTCATCGCCCGGGCCGGCGCCACCGGCGACCTCGCCGTCTTCGCCACGGCCGTGGTCACCGGCGTCGTGACCTATGCCGCGGCGGCGCTCGCCCTCGACGTCGCAGGCGTGCGGTCGGCGATGATGCATCGGATCGGCTGGAGCAGCGGCCGGGCCTGA
- a CDS encoding WecB/TagA/CpsF family glycosyltransferase, with the protein MSAAFDTAFAAIPTVTVGGLPIAVLDRAATAGWMIRAARERQRGRRPLYLTSANGEVLARVAAEPELAALVRDADQIVADGQPLVVASRLKCRTPLPERVATTDLFHDVARRAEETGTSFYLFGATAEENARAVANVRRAYPRLVIAGHCHGFLAGAELEAKIAEIDALAPDILWLAMGVPHEQRFVARHADRLRHVGMIKTSGGLFNFLSGTNRRAPEWMQRASLEWAYRIWLEPRRLFWRYAVTNPKAIYLMARRSA; encoded by the coding sequence ATGAGCGCGGCCTTCGACACCGCCTTCGCGGCGATCCCGACCGTCACGGTGGGCGGACTGCCCATCGCGGTGCTCGACCGTGCCGCCACCGCCGGCTGGATGATCCGGGCGGCGCGCGAGCGGCAGCGGGGCCGGCGGCCGCTCTACCTGACCTCCGCCAACGGCGAGGTTCTGGCGCGCGTCGCGGCAGAACCGGAGCTCGCCGCTCTCGTCCGTGACGCCGACCAGATCGTCGCCGACGGCCAGCCGCTGGTCGTCGCCTCGCGGCTCAAATGCAGGACGCCCCTGCCGGAGCGCGTCGCCACCACGGATCTCTTCCACGACGTCGCCCGGCGCGCCGAGGAGACGGGGACGAGCTTCTACCTCTTCGGCGCGACGGCCGAGGAGAACGCGCGGGCCGTGGCCAACGTCCGGCGCGCCTATCCGCGCCTCGTCATCGCCGGCCATTGCCACGGCTTTCTCGCCGGCGCCGAACTGGAGGCGAAGATCGCCGAGATCGACGCCCTCGCCCCGGACATCCTCTGGCTCGCCATGGGCGTGCCGCACGAGCAGCGCTTCGTCGCCCGCCACGCCGACCGGCTCCGCCATGTCGGCATGATCAAGACCTCGGGGGGTCTGTTCAATTTCCTCTCCGGTACCAACAGGCGCGCGCCCGAGTGGATGCAGCGCGCCTCGCTGGAATGGGCTTATCGCATCTGGCTGGAACCGCGCCGCCTGTTCTGGCGCTATGCCGTCACCAATCCGAAGGCCATCTATTTGATGGCCCGGCGTTCCGCGTGA
- a CDS encoding GumC family protein → MYDDGRPERRDPPVPAATAGPVPPPSGGLGAAILPYWMPILALALACAGMAYGASRLMTPRFMATSQIFVDPRGIQVFDNELTPRQQDSNAAINFVESQARIVTSQSVLSRVIDSERLTDDPEFNGEGGANWAVALLRSLGLGRPAEESLASRERQALNALYDRVIVRRPERTFVIEVTVRASDADKAARLANAVSHAYIDSQTAARADAARRATQSLTNRLDELRTRVRIAEERAEDFRRRNGLVGTRTQLVSEQQLTDANSQLAQAQARVAEAQARSEQIQISLRTASQAGALPEAVMSPTIAALRGQQAEARRRLADAQTEFGPRHPTVRNAQAQVSDLDRAIADELGRIAQAARADLDRARAAEATQRRTVEQLTSLASEAGQAFVQLRELQREVDVNRNLLQAFLSRSRETSELERLDTSNARIITVAQPPRDRVFPPRGVVMALAGFVVGGGLGVGLALAAALLRGGGGRQAPAPAPRPVAARPPLARLVH, encoded by the coding sequence ATGTATGACGATGGTCGTCCCGAACGCCGCGACCCGCCCGTGCCGGCCGCCACCGCCGGCCCTGTCCCGCCGCCCTCCGGCGGGCTGGGGGCGGCCATTCTGCCCTACTGGATGCCGATCCTCGCGCTGGCGCTCGCCTGCGCCGGGATGGCCTATGGCGCCTCGCGCCTGATGACGCCGCGCTTCATGGCGACGTCGCAGATCTTCGTCGATCCCCGCGGCATCCAGGTCTTCGACAACGAGCTGACCCCGCGCCAGCAGGATTCCAACGCGGCCATCAACTTCGTCGAGAGCCAGGCGCGCATCGTCACGTCGCAGAGCGTGCTGTCCCGCGTCATCGACAGCGAGCGCCTGACGGACGACCCCGAATTCAACGGCGAAGGCGGCGCCAACTGGGCGGTGGCGCTGCTGCGCTCGCTCGGCCTCGGCCGGCCGGCCGAGGAGAGCCTGGCGAGCCGCGAGCGGCAGGCGCTCAACGCCCTCTACGACCGCGTCATCGTGCGCCGGCCGGAGCGAACCTTCGTCATCGAGGTGACGGTGCGCGCCTCGGACGCCGACAAGGCTGCGCGGCTCGCCAACGCCGTCTCTCACGCCTATATCGACAGCCAGACGGCGGCCCGGGCCGATGCGGCGCGGCGTGCCACCCAGTCCCTCACCAACCGGCTCGACGAGCTGCGCACCCGGGTTCGCATCGCCGAGGAGCGGGCCGAAGACTTCCGCCGCCGCAACGGCCTGGTCGGCACCCGCACCCAGCTCGTCAGCGAACAGCAGCTCACCGACGCCAACAGCCAGCTCGCCCAGGCCCAGGCCCGCGTCGCCGAGGCCCAGGCGCGCAGCGAGCAGATCCAGATCTCGCTGCGCACGGCGAGCCAGGCGGGGGCATTGCCCGAAGCGGTGATGAGCCCGACGATCGCGGCCCTGCGCGGCCAGCAGGCCGAGGCGCGTCGCCGGTTGGCCGACGCGCAGACCGAGTTCGGCCCGCGCCATCCCACCGTCCGCAACGCCCAGGCGCAGGTGAGCGATCTCGACCGCGCCATCGCCGACGAACTCGGCCGCATCGCCCAGGCCGCCCGCGCCGACCTCGACCGCGCCCGCGCCGCCGAGGCCACCCAGCGCCGCACCGTCGAACAGCTGACCTCGCTCGCCTCGGAAGCCGGCCAGGCCTTCGTCCAGCTGCGCGAACTCCAGCGCGAGGTGGACGTCAACCGCAACCTGCTCCAGGCCTTCCTTTCGCGTTCGCGCGAGACGAGCGAGCTGGAGCGCCTCGACACGAGCAATGCGCGGATCATCACCGTGGCCCAGCCGCCACGGGACCGCGTCTTCCCGCCCCGTGGGGTGGTGATGGCGCTGGCGGGCTTCGTGGTGGGTGGCGGCCTCGGCGTCGGTCTCGCCCTCGCGGCGGCCCTCCTGCGCGGCGGCGGCGGACGACAGGCCCCCGCCCCGGCACCGCGCCCGGTCGCCGCCCGGCCGCCCCTCGCCCGCCTGGTCCACTGA
- a CDS encoding polysaccharide deacetylase family protein yields MNEKMNGLAHPTLFRPVRGRAPADPLVDPDEVDFGGLFPRLDHMIGRRIAFRTAAIHLDRPVVSITFDDFPRTADTPGARILEDHGARGTFYPASGLFGLTNSRWTVAGAETVADLHRRGHEIGLHGHAHRPANLLDPAAFAADLAANRAALRRIVPGLVRENYAYPYGQCGVRQKKRLSASVRSSRSVQPGINAGRTDLDFLKSVEISARGLTENNLDRWLDRAEAASGWLVLFTHDVSEAPSLYGTTPRVLARIVSRALERGFAVLPVAAALDRAGIA; encoded by the coding sequence GTGAACGAGAAGATGAACGGGCTGGCGCACCCTACCCTGTTCCGTCCGGTGCGGGGGCGCGCCCCGGCAGATCCGCTGGTCGATCCGGACGAGGTTGATTTCGGCGGCCTGTTTCCGCGGCTCGACCATATGATCGGCCGCCGCATCGCCTTCCGCACCGCCGCGATCCATCTCGACCGGCCGGTCGTCTCCATCACCTTCGACGATTTCCCCCGGACGGCGGACACCCCCGGCGCCCGCATTCTGGAAGATCACGGCGCACGCGGCACCTTCTATCCGGCGTCGGGCCTGTTCGGCCTCACCAACAGCCGCTGGACTGTGGCGGGGGCCGAGACCGTCGCGGACCTCCACCGCCGCGGCCACGAGATCGGCCTGCACGGCCATGCCCATCGGCCGGCCAATCTCCTCGATCCCGCGGCGTTTGCGGCCGACCTCGCCGCCAACCGCGCGGCGCTGCGGCGGATCGTGCCGGGCCTCGTGCGCGAGAACTACGCCTATCCCTACGGCCAGTGCGGCGTGAGGCAGAAGAAACGGCTCTCCGCCAGCGTGCGGAGCTCCCGGTCCGTCCAGCCGGGGATCAATGCCGGGCGCACCGACCTCGACTTCCTCAAATCGGTCGAAATCAGCGCCCGGGGCCTCACCGAGAACAATCTCGACCGCTGGCTCGACAGGGCCGAGGCCGCCTCCGGCTGGCTCGTCCTCTTCACCCACGACGTCAGCGAGGCGCCGAGCCTCTACGGCACGACGCCACGGGTGCTGGCGCGCATCGTCTCGCGCGCCCTCGAACGCGGCTTCGCCGTGCTGCCGGTAGCCGCGGCGCTCGACCGGGCGGGCATCGCCTGA
- a CDS encoding glycosyltransferase family 2 protein encodes MESSRSETSEDRALVRSAGLDLQAARAVVVVPTFRRPAMLADTLASLAGQRDAPPFAVVVVENDAAGREGLVVAAQWLARGTLSGLAFVESAQGNVHAINAGFAMALASFPAAEHILMIDDDEVASPEWLARMVEAAEREDADVVGGPVVPCFRDETPASLARHPVFWPSHVRTGPVPMIYGTGNCLMRRRVFDRLGHRPLDPRFNFLGGGDMDFFTRCRLAGLRSWWVQEALITETVPAERARVGWVLRRGLRIGSINRAVDLKHATGAAGGARIVAKDVAIVPLALLRAAVALVRTRNPVVAAHPLAVSAGRLAAWAGVEQQPYRAGNVS; translated from the coding sequence ATGGAATCGTCCCGCAGCGAGACGTCCGAGGACCGCGCCCTGGTCCGCAGCGCCGGGCTCGACCTGCAGGCCGCGCGGGCCGTCGTGGTGGTGCCGACCTTTCGCCGGCCGGCCATGCTGGCGGACACGCTCGCCTCGCTCGCCGGCCAGCGCGACGCGCCGCCCTTCGCCGTGGTCGTCGTGGAGAATGACGCGGCCGGCCGGGAGGGCCTCGTCGTCGCCGCCCAGTGGCTCGCCCGCGGCACCCTCTCCGGCCTCGCCTTCGTCGAATCCGCCCAGGGCAATGTCCACGCCATCAATGCGGGCTTCGCCATGGCTCTGGCCTCCTTCCCGGCGGCCGAGCACATCCTGATGATCGACGACGACGAGGTCGCCTCGCCCGAGTGGCTCGCGCGGATGGTGGAGGCGGCGGAGCGCGAGGACGCCGACGTCGTCGGCGGGCCGGTCGTGCCCTGCTTCCGCGACGAGACGCCGGCCTCGCTCGCCCGTCATCCCGTCTTCTGGCCGAGCCACGTGCGCACCGGCCCCGTGCCGATGATCTACGGCACCGGCAACTGTCTGATGCGCCGGCGCGTCTTCGACCGCCTCGGCCACCGGCCGCTGGACCCCCGCTTCAACTTCCTCGGCGGCGGCGACATGGACTTCTTCACCCGTTGTCGCCTGGCGGGGCTGCGCTCCTGGTGGGTGCAGGAGGCGCTGATCACCGAAACCGTGCCGGCGGAGCGCGCCCGCGTCGGCTGGGTGCTGAGACGGGGCCTGCGGATCGGCTCCATCAACCGGGCCGTCGACCTGAAACACGCGACGGGCGCGGCCGGCGGGGCAAGGATCGTCGCCAAGGACGTCGCCATCGTGCCGCTGGCGCTGCTGCGCGCCGCCGTCGCGCTGGTGCGGACGCGCAATCCGGTCGTCGCCGCTCATCCTCTTGCCGTCTCGGCCGGCCGGCTCGCGGCCTGGGCCGGCGTCGAGCAGCAGCCTTACCGCGCGGGGAACGTCTCGTGA
- a CDS encoding O-antigen ligase family protein, with amino-acid sequence MARITGAPGALPVDDLAQLMRWARVLVFVGAFLLAWVTLEPYADLGTTASLEFAFGQEGTAYAAYGLMAAVAGLVAVLTQPRALATLIHPLWIALGAWLSFTVVTSADVSLSLRRLILFGMLAVLTASLFLMPKGRRDLARLLAAAVGILVLLSLVGVALFPQFAIHQITDINEPQLAGDWRGVFAHKNTAGAIFAMTIFMMIFAVRTGLVPLGSVLLLLCSAFVLMSGAKSSTMLLVVSLAVSVVVARTRRGWLAGAIAFAPLVVLLVLGPGTVVSKGLGDIVRLLPIDATFTGRADVWELALEKIVERPLTGFGYSAYWALESTRFGQEDATQWGGHAAHAHNGYIDAALNMGLPGLLLVIAVFVVWPLRNFLAARARGADPALLLMFLQIWLFGIYVSVLESFLFVRFDPIWITFLFAVFGLHYLARRPHVAE; translated from the coding sequence ATGGCGCGCATCACCGGGGCCCCCGGCGCCCTGCCGGTGGACGACCTCGCCCAGCTCATGCGCTGGGCCCGCGTCCTCGTCTTCGTCGGCGCCTTCCTGCTCGCCTGGGTGACCCTGGAGCCCTATGCCGACCTCGGCACCACCGCCTCCCTGGAATTCGCCTTCGGCCAGGAGGGCACGGCTTATGCCGCCTACGGGCTCATGGCGGCCGTCGCCGGCCTTGTCGCGGTCCTGACCCAGCCGCGCGCGCTCGCGACGCTGATCCACCCGCTCTGGATCGCCCTCGGTGCCTGGCTGTCCTTCACCGTCGTCACCTCGGCGGATGTCTCGCTGTCGCTGCGGCGGCTGATCCTCTTCGGCATGCTCGCCGTGCTCACCGCCTCGCTGTTCCTGATGCCGAAGGGGAGGCGCGATCTGGCCCGGCTGCTGGCGGCCGCCGTCGGCATCCTCGTTCTCCTGTCGCTGGTCGGCGTCGCGCTCTTTCCCCAGTTCGCGATCCACCAGATCACGGACATCAACGAGCCGCAGCTCGCCGGCGACTGGCGCGGCGTCTTCGCCCACAAGAACACCGCCGGCGCCATCTTCGCGATGACCATCTTCATGATGATCTTCGCGGTGCGGACCGGCCTCGTGCCGCTGGGCTCGGTGCTGTTGCTGCTCTGCTCCGCCTTCGTGCTGATGTCCGGCGCCAAGAGCTCGACCATGCTTCTGGTGGTGAGTCTCGCCGTCTCCGTCGTGGTGGCGCGCACCCGCCGTGGCTGGCTGGCGGGGGCGATCGCCTTCGCCCCGCTCGTGGTTCTCTTGGTGCTCGGCCCCGGAACCGTGGTCAGCAAGGGCCTCGGCGACATCGTCCGTCTGTTGCCGATCGATGCGACATTCACCGGCCGCGCCGACGTCTGGGAGCTGGCACTGGAAAAGATCGTCGAGCGGCCGCTGACCGGCTTCGGCTATTCCGCCTACTGGGCGCTGGAATCGACCCGCTTCGGCCAGGAGGACGCAACCCAGTGGGGCGGCCACGCCGCCCATGCCCACAACGGCTATATCGACGCGGCGCTCAACATGGGCCTTCCCGGCCTGCTCCTCGTGATCGCCGTCTTCGTCGTCTGGCCGCTGCGCAATTTCCTCGCGGCGCGGGCGCGGGGAGCCGACCCGGCGCTCCTCCTCATGTTCCTGCAGATCTGGCTCTTCGGCATCTACGTCTCGGTGCTCGAGAGCTTCCTCTTCGTCCGCTTCGACCCGATCTGGATCACCTTCCTCTTCGCGGTCTTCGGCCTGCATTACCTGGCGAGGCGGCCCCATGTCGCGGAGTGA
- a CDS encoding glycosyltransferase, which translates to MSRSDEGASRLDVLISDSAAPCGVEAFARRLAETAGGRAATRELGTGGGEGVLVINLPVVAWKRRLADPVIAALKARARGRRVLLILHEWADLDWKRRVSYAPLLPLAGAILFSAPEVAAQFAADPLSRLAPRRRGLVPIPPNVVRPDLLPQSPLTARLDEARRRGQLVLGHFGSIYPRKQSTQILDLTAALVQRGEDPFAVFIGSFVKGQDRVEEEFMARAASLGVADRIAVTGYVADDAELFALFAGVDVFAYLFAEGLTSRRGSVLACAMSGRPVVVNAPERPGAFDHHPTYQHLLEEGRLRLVSHRATVDEVAAAVEQASTLPRHGARLDVAAAWGDALAAVDRVLAA; encoded by the coding sequence ATGTCGCGGAGTGACGAGGGCGCGTCGCGCCTCGACGTGCTGATCTCGGACAGCGCCGCTCCCTGCGGCGTGGAGGCCTTCGCCCGCCGCCTGGCCGAAACTGCGGGCGGGCGCGCCGCGACGCGCGAACTCGGTACCGGCGGCGGCGAGGGGGTCCTCGTCATCAACCTTCCGGTCGTCGCCTGGAAGCGACGGCTCGCCGATCCCGTCATCGCCGCGCTGAAGGCGCGGGCCCGCGGCCGGCGCGTCCTCCTCATCCTGCACGAATGGGCCGATCTTGACTGGAAACGGCGCGTCAGCTACGCGCCGCTTCTGCCGCTCGCCGGCGCCATCCTGTTCTCGGCGCCTGAGGTGGCGGCCCAGTTCGCCGCCGATCCGCTGTCGCGCCTCGCTCCGCGTCGCCGGGGTCTCGTGCCCATACCGCCGAACGTGGTGAGGCCGGACCTGCTGCCGCAGAGCCCGCTGACGGCGCGGCTCGACGAGGCCCGCCGCCGCGGCCAGCTCGTCCTCGGCCATTTCGGCTCCATCTATCCGCGCAAGCAGTCGACGCAGATCCTCGACCTCACGGCCGCCCTGGTGCAGCGCGGCGAGGACCCCTTCGCCGTCTTCATCGGCTCCTTCGTCAAGGGCCAGGACCGCGTGGAGGAGGAGTTCATGGCGCGGGCGGCGAGCCTCGGGGTGGCCGACCGCATCGCCGTCACCGGCTATGTGGCCGATGACGCCGAACTCTTCGCGCTCTTCGCCGGCGTCGACGTCTTCGCCTATCTCTTCGCCGAAGGCCTTACCAGCCGGCGCGGCAGCGTGCTCGCCTGCGCCATGTCGGGCCGGCCGGTCGTCGTCAACGCGCCGGAGCGGCCCGGCGCCTTCGACCACCACCCGACCTACCAGCACCTCCTGGAGGAGGGCAGGCTGCGCCTCGTCTCCCACCGCGCCACCGTCGACGAGGTGGCCGCCGCGGTGGAACAGGCGTCGACCCTGCCGCGCCATGGCGCCCGTCTCGACGTCGCAGCCGCCTGGGGCGACGCGCTCGCCGCCGTCGATCGCGTTCTGGCCGCCTGA
- a CDS encoding undecaprenyl-phosphate glucose phosphotransferase — MTLKELDIPAAAVARRGRGGYAWMRLALKLSTAALDWLIIAATSYATSLVYSRVSSGEWWTTTSQATLAMLVASTFVMLSAVRSQYVIGNYVGARRAFGTTLTMWGATFLTLMAFAFATKTTDVFSRVAVILTFLVGLPAVLVTRELTGRLLTLGSKFGVIPARRVMLVGRESDVTDFARRYQPWNAGMHIAGTGLLSAEDGSVGRDDIARIAGQAREMQLDDVLIIVPWSQTETIDRLVDGFMRIPVTIHLGPERIFDRFQDVHIAKAGGIASLQLGRPPLTAGEVMAKRALDITLGSFALFLLTPVLILVAIAIKLDSPGPVLFMQRRLGFNQRAFQIVKFRTMTVMDDGDVVRQATRNDQRVTRVGRYLRRWNIDELPQLLNVLAGQMSLVGPRPHAVAHDRAFDERIALYARRHNVKPGITGWAQVHGLRGETDTVEKMKARVEHDLFYIDNWSILLDIEILFRTVLSRKAYDNAF; from the coding sequence ATGACGTTGAAGGAACTTGATATTCCCGCGGCGGCGGTCGCCAGGCGCGGCCGGGGCGGCTATGCGTGGATGCGCCTCGCGCTCAAGCTGTCCACCGCAGCGCTGGACTGGCTCATCATCGCCGCCACAAGCTATGCCACATCCCTCGTCTACAGCCGCGTCTCCAGCGGCGAATGGTGGACCACGACCTCCCAGGCGACGCTCGCCATGCTGGTCGCCAGCACCTTCGTCATGCTCAGCGCCGTGCGCAGCCAGTACGTGATCGGCAATTATGTCGGCGCCCGGCGGGCCTTCGGCACCACGCTGACCATGTGGGGGGCGACGTTCCTGACCCTGATGGCCTTCGCCTTCGCCACCAAGACGACCGACGTCTTCTCCCGTGTCGCCGTCATTCTCACCTTCCTCGTCGGCCTGCCGGCGGTGCTCGTCACCCGCGAGCTCACCGGGCGCCTGCTGACGCTGGGCTCGAAGTTCGGCGTCATCCCGGCCCGGCGCGTCATGCTGGTCGGCCGCGAGAGCGACGTGACTGACTTCGCCCGCCGCTACCAGCCGTGGAACGCCGGCATGCACATCGCCGGAACCGGCCTGCTCTCGGCCGAGGACGGATCGGTCGGCCGCGACGACATCGCCCGCATCGCCGGCCAGGCCCGCGAAATGCAGCTCGACGACGTGCTGATCATCGTGCCCTGGTCGCAGACCGAGACGATCGACCGGCTCGTCGACGGCTTCATGCGCATCCCCGTCACCATCCACCTCGGACCGGAGCGCATCTTCGACCGCTTCCAGGACGTCCACATCGCCAAGGCCGGCGGCATCGCCAGCCTGCAGCTCGGCCGCCCGCCGCTGACCGCCGGCGAGGTGATGGCCAAGCGGGCCCTCGACATCACCCTCGGCTCCTTCGCCCTCTTCCTGCTGACGCCGGTGCTGATCCTCGTCGCCATCGCCATCAAGCTCGACAGCCCCGGCCCCGTCCTGTTCATGCAGCGGCGCCTCGGCTTCAACCAGCGGGCGTTCCAGATCGTCAAGTTCCGCACCATGACGGTGATGGACGACGGGGATGTGGTGCGTCAGGCGACGCGGAACGACCAGCGCGTCACCCGCGTCGGCCGGTACCTGCGGCGCTGGAACATCGACGAGCTGCCGCAGCTCCTGAACGTGCTGGCGGGACAGATGTCACTGGTGGGTCCGCGCCCCCACGCCGTCGCCCACGACCGCGCCTTCGACGAGCGGATCGCGCTCTATGCGCGCCGCCACAACGTCAAGCCGGGCATCACCGGCTGGGCGCAGGTGCATGGGCTGCGCGGCGAGACCGACACCGTCGAGAAGATGAAGGCGAGGGTCGAGCACGACCTCTTCTACATCGACAACTGGTCGATCCTGCTCGACATCGAGATCCTGTTCCGCACCGTCCTGTCGCGGAAGGCCTACGACAACGCCTTCTGA